In Gossypium hirsutum isolate 1008001.06 chromosome A10, Gossypium_hirsutum_v2.1, whole genome shotgun sequence, the DNA window CTGAGTCACCAACTTGATTAGTAAATTACGAAAATATcttttcgtaattaaaataagttatactatttgaatgtattttagtcttttcattttaacaaaaataaattaaaatatacatatggaTGGATTGGAATTCACGCCaattgaatttataaaatttgagtttaCCACTCAAGTAAAGCttcatttttatgtattttatacatttttattttaaaatgcacaagttattattttcattagttgtatatattaataatgttgttaattgagttggtgtcacaagtcaactcaACACTAACTCACAATTTTTGACAAAACTATGATAAATAAATGTAGTgtatttagttttgttttctaATGGATTTCcgtgtttaaatttggttatacttacaatttaatctatttttttattttaatatcgtatatatttcatgtgttattatgattaattagtttcaaaccatatgtttcattattttttatttgttatttttaagcACACATCTGTGTTCTAAATACATAGTTTCCACACGCATACGCGTGTGATGaaatttctagtattaataatTGTGTTTAAGTTGGATtggattttaataattttatatattggtAACATGtttgtgttaaattttttttatattttattgcgTTTCGTATTTGTTAATGCACAAATAGGGATATTAGGTCTATTGACAGTTTGCTCGATTTGATGAGTAGACAGGTGGAGAGTCATACGGTAATTGAGGGTATTCTAATTAAGTCTTACTTAATTGGCCATAAGAAAGTTCTTAGCCTAGGGTTTTTCTTTGTCCCATCTCTCATCGGGGTCCCAACTTATATAAGCTAGCTCTTATAATATCAGAGTGCCACTTATTGAGCGATGGTTTGGGGGTCAGGTGAAGTGGACATTCAGTACTATCATGCATGATAGAGTAAGTACCCTTTTAAGCTTAGACGAGAATGACTGTGTATGGTCCACATGATGTTAGTAGAAATGTTGTCACTAATCCTATCATGTGAGTAATATTGAAGTAATTGAAAGCTTATGAAATTATTCCACTTAATTTATTGATAGAAATCTCTATTTGTAGAGGTAAAGATagttacataaaaatttaaaatactaattcaaaaataagacaaaataataattaaaaattaatttaaaactaagATAATAATAGCTAATCTATTTAAGTGTTCCAAATCTAATAATACAATATTAAATAGTCCTTTTGTACTAGGTCTTGATGGAATGCCTGGTGATAAAGGTCGTAACAAgtaaaggtgtaacacccctcacttaAGTTAAACTGATAACCCgaacaataagtatcacatttaGACACTGAGTTACTAAATTAACCAAGTCACTAAgataacataatattaaaaaattatcaagtaTTGCTACTAGTACACACATACAAATACTATATTTAAACTTAAGTACATGTCATTCTAAAGTCCAAAATTTATATACTAAAACTTGTCCTTAAAGCTTGTTGAGTGATATGATCCAAATTGACATTACAATTCTAGATTCATctctaccttttttttttttacttacgtGTTTTAAAACAAATGTACTATGTGAATAGTttaataattactcaattaaatttaatattactatttttatatatttacagtttaattaattttaatataataacatCTATTCACACAATTTCTTTCACCAACATACTTaaacttttaattcattttccaaaacataaaatcatataaaaaatttataacctATAGTTTTTACTTTAACACATGTATTATCACTAATTAACTTCTACATTCACATGTCAAAATCTTTATTCCATTTCacaaatataacataaataattaattcacaTGTTCACTTTTACCTTTGTTTTCACATATTATTACACACACGCGCTCTTTTACTTTCATATATAACTTTTGCAGACCTTAGTAAATTTCAAAGGAGATTAATAATTTTGATACATTTTTGAGATCCAAGCCAAACACGAATTCCCAGCCTATAACAGAACTCTGATAATGGAAACTTCAATAAACACATCACATAACCCAATACTCCTCTCCTAATCCCTTTCGGACCCCCGTATCACCAATTTGGTTCTCATCTTAACTCCCAACCCCTCTCAACTCCAaaatcatttcaatatcatatatcatatttcttatGAGTTCACTAAGGCCTTTATTCACATATCGCTTTCATATAACATATTTGATATACCATACATATATCACTTTGTTTCATATTACTTTTTCACTTTGAATCACGTAAACACATTCACTACATTTTTATTTCACGTATTCATTTTATTTACaattcataaaaatacaaacataGCATATATTCACAACACTTAGCACTTTAAATTTCAATTCACTATCATTAAGCACTTTACTTTCTTATAACGCTtcacttaaatattttattttactattttagcaCACATAGTAACTTTTgaacactttataatttagtccttaaattcatgaaaattaaataatcattATTATATCACTTTACActtcatttaattctttaatcacAATATTGGTTTCACATAACTCCTTTtatacattttacaatttagtcatctctataataatttcactatactGCATCTAGTCAATTATTGATTtatgacaaataaataattttcactctttataatttaatccttagttTCATGGAATTcactaattattaaattattacttTATCATTTCTTACATTactaacatttatttaattacatattcactactaaatttaatatacatattcaattatcttaatcatatattatttaattatttcatactaaaatttaaatagtcaattattcaaattaaaataaactaattacTTCTATTTCTTCACTTGAACTCAACCTTTCTCTtccctattttttttcttttccattctttcccttttattagtttttttcttCAGCTGATGCTTGTTGTCGTTTCACTCCCAAAAAGTGTAGAAAAttctataattttctttttattttaatttcatccttttattttcaatttccaaatcaatttcaacatttttcaactttaatttcCATGGGGATTTTAATCCCAACCTCAAGTCCCTACATATcaattaaaaatggaaaaattacatttaggtTCCTTCTCcataaaatgagaaaattgacTTTAGCCTCTAtactttttcactttattcaatttagcccctatctCAATTTTCCAATTCCTCATTTCAATACATATCCATATTACATTCATAAAAAAACATTTCTTCAAATTTCGCCCCttttcaaaaatgataaaattgcacCTTTAGTCCTTTAGCTttcaaaattttgcaatttaatccttattaaattttattagtcATAATTTTGCTCTAAATACTTAATTCACCTTTTAAATATTTATCCTTTGTCGAAGATTAAAATTTTGAAGCATTAATAGAGGTGACCATTGGCTGGTCCGAGGCTTGGTTCTAAAAAGTTTTTCAAGCCCAAGCTTTTTTTTAGGTCGGCTGACCTCTACCAAAAAGCTCATTTTactattcaaaaattaataaatattaaaacatatttttatttgatattttatatattttaaatttaaatttaaatttaaaaaatatattttatttaaatttaatttaggtGGGGCCATACCAACCTTGACAGATAAAAATCCTTACTCAAGTTCGGCCACCCTTGAACAATTCTAGTTAATCTAATTGGAAAGGTATGGGGCCTTGGGGCCGTTTCCCTGTTCCTATAATGGGATTCGTTGAGGCTTGTACTTTGCACCCACCTTTAGAAAGCCCAAGTAGGCGGCAGCTGTCTTCCTCAACTATTAGTCCATTAAAGTCTTTCTAATGGTGGGCTATGCCTGCTCAACCTCCTTTTGCTCTCAAATCCTGTTCGCTTAACGGTTCTTAGGGTTCTCACTCATTCACTCGGCTCCCTTTTCCCTTTAGCATAAGGTTGGAGAATTAAGCACAAGGAAGAATATGGCTGTAACCTTTGCATCCAGATGCTCCAGGGGTATGTGATATGtttattgaaatgattatttgTCTGCTTTGATGTTATGCTTTTTTGGTCAATGGTTTCTTAATATGGATATCATCCAATGCATTTCCATCAGTATGAATATAGCCTTGTGCATAAAGTTTTGCTTTTTCTTCAAAAgattttcatttttattgataTTAAGGAAAATTCCTTGTTGTTAGCAATGAGTTTGAGGTAAAGGGTTTTAACTATTGAATCTAGGAATTTCTTTGGAGGGATTAGAATGGAGTTTAGTTTGACTTATTGAAGCTTAGGCAAGCTCCATATGAACCTGGGATTTGAATACTGTCTGTTCCTCAACATCATTTATGTCATTGCCACCAACATGAAGTCTTTTGGTGATTCATTAGCATGTGTTCTCTGATTCTTTTCTTACTTACTTATGTTTCTTTTGATGAGCATTGCTTTAAGAAGCCTCTAGTGTCTTGTTCTTGGTTTCACAATTGATAAGTCTCTGTGGGATCTTGGGTTGAGCTGTTTATGAAATGTGGTGGTTCTTTTCCTGTAAGTTAAGTGTACACATTTTTTTGAATCATAAGATTTGAACACCTACATTGTGCTAAATTCTTTTGGGTATCTAGTTTTGTTTCCTTTCCCTGGCTTCTCATTGATTCTATGTCCCATACAGTGGGCCGTTCATTGATAGGTGGTCTTGGAAACAACTTCTCTAATTTACCAAGCACATCAAGTGAGATTACATGTAGCAGTTTCTTGTCTCAGGTTAGTATGGTTTCTTGCATGATATCTCTTTTAAGCTTGTACCGTGATCTATGAAATACGATCACATGGAGCTGATGAAAATCGAGATATATTCTCCCACTTTTTTGGATAAGGTTGATCATTATGTCACTTGTTATTGGCTAAAATTTGAAGCTATGCCTGTCTTTATCATGTAAATGGTTTCAAGAGATATGCCTTGACAATTAAAACGACATCAAGTCTGCAATGAACTTTCCCTGTATTTTGTTGGATTTTATACAGTATGTGGTGTATGTTCAACAATCCTGGCATGGCTTTATGATGTTTGCCTTTGTGATATATCATATTCTATAGGTAATCTCTGTATTTTCTTTATACCCTGCAGCAACAAAGGACTTTTATTCAGATGAGAACTGTTCTTAAAGTAGTGGACAACTCCGGGGCGAAGAAGGTGATGTGCATACAAGCTTTAAAGGGGAAGAAAGGGGCAAGATTGGGAGACACCATAATTGCATCTGTAAAAGAAGCCATGCCTAATGGAAAGGTGAAGAAAGGGAAGGTGGTATACGGTGTGGTTGTACGTGCCGCCATGCAGAGAGGTCGTTGCGATGGGAGTGAGGTCAAGTTTGATGATAATGCAGTTGTTCTTGTTGACAAGCAAGGACAGCCAATAGGGACCAGAGTATTTGGGCCAGTTCCTCATGAGCTGAGGCAGAAAAAGCATGTCAAGATCTTAACTTTGGCAGAACACATTGCCTGAGGCATGAATCCTTCATTGTCCAAGCATTCAGATGTATTCATGATCATGCATGGAGACTGCACAACACTgaaattaggatttttttttttcatctttgttTTCCATAGAGAATGGAGATTGTAGAGAAAGCAAAAGCAGatttcattatcaaattaattcCACTATTGCTGAATGTAGTGGTTTCTGACTTTTCTCCCAGAACCTGAAGTGCAAACTTCTAGTTTCCAACATCTTCTCAATCTCCTCAATAGGCAGCCCCTTTGTTTCTGGCACATAGACAATTACAAAGAGTAAGCCTACCACAGAGATGACTCCAAATATTAGGAATGTCCAAGAAGTCCCTATTGCTTCCGTAAGCGATAAAAATGACTGAGCCACGATGAGATTCGAGATCCAGTTAGCAGTTGCAGCAATCCCACCACATACACCTCTGAACCTGAGGGGATAAATCTCTGAGTTGACAATCCATGGTGCAGTTCCCATTCCTGGGGAGAAGAATATGATGTAGAGAG includes these proteins:
- the LOC107901368 gene encoding 50S ribosomal protein HLP, mitochondrial, whose amino-acid sequence is MAVTFASRCSRVGRSLIGGLGNNFSNLPSTSSEITCSSFLSQQQRTFIQMRTVLKVVDNSGAKKVMCIQALKGKKGARLGDTIIASVKEAMPNGKVKKGKVVYGVVVRAAMQRGRCDGSEVKFDDNAVVLVDKQGQPIGTRVFGPVPHELRQKKHVKILTLAEHIA